Genomic segment of Paenibacillaceae bacterium GAS479:
GATACGTAATCGCCGAGAACATGATGACGCCTTGGCAGAAGCAGATGATGCTTGTTCCCAGTACCATTTTATTTTTAAAAATAGATAGCGGAAGCACGGGTTCGGGCGCTCGCAGCTCAACGAGAATGAACAAAGTGCCGAATACAGCCGTTGCTGCAAATAAACTGAGTTCCTGCCAGGAGCTCCACGCGTAAGTTTTACCGCCCCATTCAAGCGCAAGCATTAAGGAAACGGTCGTAATGATAAGGAATAACGTTCCCAAATAATCGATTTTTGGTTTGCGCTCGGAGCGGGTTTCCTTTAACGCGATCATTAAAATGATCATAGAGGCTAAGCCGATGGGGACGTTGATATAAAAATTCCATCTCCAGCCAAAATGCTCGGCGATAAAGCTGCCTAACTGCGGCCCCGCAACGGAGGAGAGGCCAAAGATGGCTCCGAATACACCTGACATTTTTGCGGCATCCTTCGGATCATTAAAAATGGTATAGATGATCGTGAAGCTGATTGGCAGCAGAGCGCCGGAGCCAATGCCTTGAATGGCGCGGAACCAAATGAGCTGATCCGCATTTTGAGCAATTCCACATAGGGCGGAACCGAGAAGGAAAATTCCGATCCCGATTAAGTAGAACATTTTTCTACCGAATAGATCGGAAAGTTTGCCGAAAACGAGCATCGTGCTAGTTGAAGCGAGCATATAGGCTGTAAATACCCAGCTTACTTTATCAAATACGTTGAAGTCCTCGCTTAACTTATTGATGGAAGATGCGATGATCGTGTTATCCAGCGATGACATCAACAATCCAAGCGCCATTGCAACAATGACGAGTGTTTGATTAGAGCGTGATCCTGTCATTCCCGGCCTTCTTTCCTCGATTTAGTTGCTCTACACGGTAAAACCATTGAGAAATATATAATGCGTAAATATATACCACTAAAATATACAGTCTGTAAATATGAAAAATGCCTATAGATCTTATCCAATGGGGTAAATCTCTTGTTCTATTCCTGTTCTCGGTCTTCAGCCCGAGTATCCCTCCTGCTGGAGAAGGGTTATAAGACCCTTCTTTAGGCGATTACAGACACGGCATGCTCCGATGTACACTTTGTCAAGACTGGAAAGTTTGAACAGAAGAGAGAAACGTGGACATTCGGGAGGAGTATGGGGATGAGGTCTTTTATTGCAGGAGCTTTTCGCAACAAAGCAGCAGTATGGTTATGCATCGTACTGGTGCTCGGAATGGGTATTATCAGCTATTTGAAGCTGCCAATGGAATTCATGCCGGAGGCGGATAATCCGCAGGTAACGATTACGGCGATTGGACCGGGTTATGATGCGGCCTCGATGGAGGCGCTGGTAACAAAGCCAATTCAGGAGGCAACGTCGGCTATCAAAGGAAAAACGGCTTCGTTTGCCTCATCAGGAGACAGCTATTCACAGGTGAATCTGTCTTTTGACGCCAAAACGAATATGAAGCAGGCAAGGGCGGATGTAGAGCGAGCAGTAGCCGCAGTGTCCATGCCAGAGCGGGTAGCCGCTCCTTATATCATCCAGCTCAACACTTCGATGATTCCGATCAGTTGGGTGACGCTTACTTTCGACGATAAGGTCACTGCGGCCAAACGCGAGGAAGCGGAAAAAGAAGTGCTGGAGTCGTTCAAGAGCCTGGATGGGGTTGGCTCCGCGCAGTTATCCGGCCGTCCTCAGCCATCTATATCAATCACACCTGACACGGCCAGCCTCGCGGAAAAGGGTGTGCCGGTGCAGGCGCTTTACGGTGTCCTGCAAGGTCGAACTAGCTCCGCCTCTATTGGCGAGAGCCTGCTGGACGGCAGTGCCGTCAATCTGAATGTGGCGTCCGGTTTGCATGATCTGGAGACGCTGCGTAAGCTTCCGGTTGCACCGGGAGTTGTACTCGGGGATGTGGCGAAGGTCGAGGAGAAGACCGACTCAGACAGCGTCAGCCGACTGGACGGCAAGGACGCGATGGTGCTCGTCATCACTAAAGCGGCTGGAGCCAATGCGGTAGCGGTCGGCAAGGGTGTTGATGAAACCGTGGAGCGACTGAACAAGGAGCTGCCCGGAGCCCAGCTTAAGGTGCTGATGAGCACTTCCGAACAGGTTGTACATTCTGTAAACAGCATGCTGCGAGAAGTGCTGTTAGGCGCGCTTTTTGCTACTTTGGTCATTCTCGTATTTATGCGCAACATCCGGGCGACGCTCGTTACAATCGTATCGATCCCGTTGTCGCTCGGCCTCACCTTGTATTTGCTGGATCTCTCCGGCGTGTCGCTGAATATCTTGACGCTTGGCGGCGTGGCCGTTGCGGTCGGACGGCTTGTGGACGATAGTATTGTCGTCATTGAGAACATCTTCCGGCGATTGAAAAGGGAGAGTTTCTCGATAGCTCTCGTCATCGACGCTACACGTGAAGTGTCCACGGCTATTACGGCTTCGACGCTGACGACAGTTGCGGTCTTTTTGCCGATGGGGCTGCTACGCGGCTCGCTGCAGGATTTCCTGCTTCCGTTTGCGCTAACCGTGACGTACTCACTCCTGTCCTCGCTGTTAGTCGCGCTGACGGTCATTCCAATCTTGAGTGCAGGACTATTCCGTGGTGTGCAAATGACGGAGCATGAGCCGTCCCGCCGTTTCCAACGTTTCCTGGATTGGAATCTGCAACGCAAGTGGCTGCCGCTGACGATCTCTGTGCTGCTGCTGGCTGGCTCGATTGCAGCTTACGTGGTGATGCCGAAGGGCGCAATTGATTCCTCGGACGCATCCAACTTGAATGTAACACTGAAGTTCAAGGCAGATGCGACTCAGGAGCAGGTTTTGTCCCAAGGTACGAAGCTGGAAACTTATTTAAAAGGACTGACAGAGAAGAATTGGTTGTACACATCGTCTGGAGGTAATGCAGAAGTTGCCCAGACCGGAGCAGTGGCCTCCCGGACCGAAGTTACTTATTTGCTGGAGCTGAAAAAGGGGACGGATGCAGAAGTTCTGTCCCAAACCGTCAAGAAGCAAGCTGCTTCTTATCCCGATGCGGAGCTGAACGTACAAACCGCCAGCATGATGAGCAGCGGAGGCGGATCACAAGTATTTATCGACGTGACCGGTCCAGATTTGGCTTCGGTAAGCGGGGCGGCCGATAAGGTTATGGCTAGTATTAAGCCGATCAAAGATGTGCTCAAGGTCGAGAGCAATCAGCAGGAGCTGAAGCCGGTTTATACCCTGCAAGTTGATGCGACTCGCGCCAAAGCGGGGGATCTTGCCCAGCAGCTACAGGGTATGTTGAATCCAGTGCCGATCGGGAAGCTCACGCAAGAGGACGGCAGGCAGGTGCCGATTATGCTGCAACCGGCATTGAAGCCGCAAAAGGCTGCTGATCTAGATGGTCTGATCGTTCTGACTGACAAGGGACCTCAGCCGGTATCGGCTGTCGCCAAGTGGGTTAAGGAAGAGAAGCCTGCGATGTATTATCTTAAGGACGGTAAACCTTATGTGCGCATTACCGTTTCTGCGGAGCCGAGTCACCTGTCGGTTGTCGGTAAGGACATAAGCGCGGCCGTGACTGGCCTGGAACTGCCTGAAGGCGTCAAAGCCCATGTTGGCGGCGCTTCAGCCGATATGATGCAGGACTTTTCTGATATCGGCATGATCGCGCTGATTTCCATTGGCATCGTCTATCTCATTATGGTGCTGACGTTCAAAACGCTGCGTGCGCCACTGGCGATTCTGTTCACGCTGCCGCTCGCTGCCATCGGGGCGGTGCTTGGCTTGATCGTGACAGGGGTCACGCCGGACTTCACGGCGATGTTTGGAGCGCTGATGCTCATCGGCATTGTTGTAACGAACGCGATCGTACTGATTGATCGCGTCAAGCAGAACGAGGAGCATATGACGATTCGTGAGGCGCTGCTGGAAGCGGCAGGCACACGGATGCGGCCGATCCTGATGACGGCCATCGCAACGGTGTGCGCTATGCTGCCGCTGGTGTTTGGCTCATCGGAGAGCGGCAGCATCGTCTCGCAAAGCTTGGCCATCGTTGTTATCGGCGGCCTGGTCGTCGCTACCGTGCTGACACTGATCATTGTACCGTGCATCTACGAGGTGCTATTCTTCCGCAAGTCAGCCCGCCAGAGGCGTGAAGCTGCCGCGGAAGCGGGGCGCACGCGAACTGCTGCGGCAGGCAATGCTCCGGGCACGGGAGTTTAGTCGCGGAAGCGTTAGAGCTGTAGGAGTGTAGGCGTGTATGCGGATGCGGCGAAGTGCGACAGCAGGCTGCCCCGTTAGAACGAATTAACCCGATTCAAGCCGATTTCTGTCCTGTTTTCCTGGGCATATCGAGTGCACAATAAAAGAGGCATGAATGCAGCTATGAGCTGCGTTCATGCCTTTTTTGATTTAAGTAACATTAAACATTACTAAGTATTACCTATGTTAAGCCTGCTCCTCCGCAAGCGTCGCGATGCGTACAATGACCTCAGCGGCTTTGACCATCGAGTCTGCAGACACATACTCGTAGCGGCCATGGAAGTTCTCGCCACCGGCAAAAATATTCGGCGTTGGCAGCCCCATATAGCTGAGCTGAGAACCGTCCGTGCCGCCGCGGATTGGCTTGATATTCGGCTTCACGCCGCACTCTTCCAATGCTTGACGCGCCAGATCGACGATGCCGAATACCGGCTCGATTTTCTCCCGCATATTGTAGTACTGATCATTCAGCTCCAGCTTAATGCTGCCTTCGCCGTAAGTCTGGCGGAATTCATCCGCAATCGTCCCCAGCAGGGTTTTGCGGTTCTCGAAGTTCTCCCTGTCGAAGTCGCGGATAATGTAGCGCATCCGGGTCAGATCCACGGTTCCTTCGAAGGAAATCAGATGGAAGAATCCTTCATATCCCTCCGTAAACTCCGGCACCTCACCCGCTGGAAGTCGCTCGTGCAGCGCCATGCCGATTGTTTGTGCATTGAGCATTTTGCCTTTGGCGTAGCCGGGATGTACGTTTTTGCCCTGAATCGTAATGATTGCCTCGGCAGCGTTAAAGCTCTCATATTCCAGCTCGCCAATCGTTCCACCATCCATTGTATAGGCGAACTGGGCGGCGAATGCGGCCACGTCGAAGAGATGAGGACCGCGCCCGATTTCCTCGTCCGGCAAGAAGCCGATACGGATGCGGCCATGCGGAATTTCGGGGTGCCTTGCGAGATAGGCCATCGCAGTCATGATTTCGGCGATGCCGGCTTTGTCGTCAGCTCCGAGTAGCGTTGTGCCATCTGTCGTAATCAGTGTCTGGCCGACGTACCTTGCCAGCTCTGGAAAGTCCCTTGGCGAAAGGACAATACCAAGTTCACGGTTCAGTATGATATCGCCGCCGTCATAGGCTTCGATAAGCTGCGGCTTGACGTTTGTACCGGTGAAGTCGGATGCGGTGTCCATATGGGCGAGAAAACCGATGGTAGGCACTTCTTTAGCCGTTGTGGCCGGAAGCGTCGCCATCACGTAGCCGTTTTCGTCGAGCGTGATCTCCGTCAGCCCAATTTCTTTCAGCTCGGCCGCCAAGAGGCGAGCCAGCTCTAGCTGGCCTGGCGTAGAGGGGCAGCTAGAGCTGCTGTCGTCGGAGCGAGTGTCCATTGATGCGTAGGCCGTCAGCCGGCGGATCAGTTCCTGTTTCATATCCATGGGGATTCTCCTTTTCAACTTGGACTTGCTCATCCTGTATACCGTCCACTATAGCAGTTGCGCAGAGGTGAAATCCAGCCAGTCTCCAGCCTGTCAGACTGAACCTTGGCCCGAGACGAGAGCCTTTTTCGGTGAGCTTGCCCAACCCTGGGACGCCGTGCCGGCATATGTTGATGGCAGATGCCTCATGACGATTTTACAGGAGATGACTATGCCCAATGCCTCAAACAGCCGGTTCGGGAGCTAAATCGCTTCCCCGCATTGACGTGCTCGTGCCTGCCATCGAAAAAGACCTGCATACTCTGCCCCGTGTCATCCGTTCCGTGCGGAGCCAGGTGCGCCATCCTATCGGTCAGATCATCATCGTCGCTCCTCGCAAAGACTCCATTATTTCCCTGTGCCGGTCGAACGGCTGGAGATTTGTTGACGAGAACACGGTGCTGCCTCTGGGGAAAAAAGACATCCATTACCGATCAGCTCGCTGGGAGCGTTCCGGTTGGTTGTTTCAGCAGTTGTTAAAGCTGAGCGGCGATAAGCTTTGCTCGGCGGATTATTTTCTCGTGATCGATGCTGACACGGTACTTATAAGGCCCCATATATTCCGCACGGGGGGGCGCACAACGTTCTACACTCGTAGCTGGACGCAGCCGGAGTATCTCCGCATGCATACCCGGCTAATGGGCCGCAAGGCGTCCGCGCCACGCTCCCTGGTCACTCACTACATGCTGTTCGAAAAGAAAAAGCTTCGCGAAATGAAGAGTGACATCGAAGCTAGGCATGGGATGAGCTGGTATCAGGCTATTTTATCGAAACTCAATCGCAAGCAGCAGTTCGGTTTCAGCGAATATGAAACCTACGGCAACTTCGTTTATAGCCGGGACCCCGGATCAATACGGTTACTCACGGCCCAAAACCGCGCGCTTCACTCCGGCGTTTATAGTCTGACCCCAGAGCGGACGAAAGAGCTTGCGGCAAAGTATCGCTCCGTCAGCTTTCATCAGCGGAGGGGCTATGTCCGCAAGGCAAGCACAGCGGTAAAAAGTAATTTAAAGAGTAAGCTTCCTGCCGGTACATTTTTCGGTGCAGGCGTCACTCGGGAAGGGGCTCCATTGATATCTAGTCGCGGTCGCAGCGCTATCTGGTTAAGTGCGGTTTATCAGTCCAGATTGGAAACTCGCGGAAAGGCTGTCTCGGTCAAACAAGCACATCAGCCGCTTAAAGCCGCAACAGCAATACAGCGGACCATGAGCTCGCGGGGTGGAAGCAGATGAAAAACGCTAAGCTGAAGTCTATCGTCTGGCGCGGTCCGATGGAACGGTTCGGAGGGCTCGGCAACGCGAGCCGTCAGTACGTTCGAGCGTTGCGACGGGCAGGTATGCCGGTGTCTACGGGCACGCCAAGGGGATTGACTGACTCGAACGCTAGGCGACTGCTCGTTTATCATTTTCCGCCGAATACGCTCGATGTAAACAAGTCCCGTAAAAGATATGCCAAAGTCGTGTTGAACACGGTGTGGGAGACGACACGAATTCCTAGCCAGTGGAAAAGAGCGATTAACCGGTACGACGCTGTAATCGTACCTTCAAGGCATAATGTGAAGGTAATGCGCGACAGCGGCGTGACCGTGCCGGTGTATCGCGTACCGCATGGTGTGAACACTAGCCGTTTTCATCCCGGCAACCCGCCTGCAGCACTCCCGGGGAGCGGTGGGCGTTTTGTGTTTCTGTCGGTGTTCAGCTTTCAGCATCGCAAAAATCCCGAGGCGCTCTTGCGCGCCTATTTGGAGGAATTCAGCGAAAAGGACCGGGTGCTGCTCGTTATCAAGACGAGCGGCTGGAAGGAGACCGGCGGCGCAGCAGCGGTGAGGCGAAGCATCGCCCGTTATCGGGCTTCGCTGCGGCTGCCTCATCGCCCTGCGCCAATCCATATCATTACCGGGAATATTAGCGAAAAGCAACTGCGGGGACTGTACACAGCGGCGGATGCCTTTGTGCTGCCGACGCGGGGCGAGGGTGTAGGTATGCCTTTTATGGAAGCATTGGCGAGTGGAATCCCCGTCATCGCTACTCGTTGGGGTGGCCAGAGCGATTTTTTGACGGATGCGAATTCATTTGCTGTCCCATACAGGCTCAGCAAACCCGCTGAAAAGATGACGGGAAACAGGGCGATCGCGCGCAGTTTCCGCGGCCTGTTTGCTCAAGGGGGCCAGCTTTGGGCCGAGGCGGACATAAACGGACTTAAGCGGCAAATGCGTGCCGCCAGCCGAGATCGCGGTCTTTGCCGCCAAAAGGGCCGCCGAGGACGGGAAGATATGCTGGCCCACAGCTGGAGCGCGGCTGGCCGGCAGCTGCGCCGGACGCTGGAGCGGATTAATGGAGGCGGAATCGGCGATAGCACCGGCCGAGTTCACGTTTGGCAACCGAGCGGAGCTCAGTCGAGCTGGGTCGCTAAGGGCAGGCGATCGGAGATTTGGGGACCGAGCTTAGGGAAACCAAATCGTAGCGAGAAGAGCAGCCAAGCGGGAGAATGGCGTGTGATCGGTAGGGGATCGAGCCGGAATGCGGAGAGCGAGAGGCCGAGCGTATTGATGCCGAGCCATCATACGGCGGCGAACCAGCAAGCTGGAGGCTGGCGTGTGATAGGAGGAAAATCGAATCGTAACGCTGAGGATAACCGAGCAGAGATACGGCGGCGGAGCAAAGAGAAACCGAGCTGGAATGAGATCGTTCAGCGAACGGAGGGCGGGAGAGCAGACTCAGGGAAACCAAGCTGGAACGTGACGAGTAAGCGGGTTGAAGGCTGGCGTTTGCTCAAAGGAAAGCTGGTCTGGAGCAAGGGGAACAACCGAGCGAGAGTCTGGCGGGCAAGGCGAAAACCGCCGATTTGGAGCTTGGATGCAAGCCGAGCGGGGATATGGCGTGAGAGCGGAAAGAGGCTGGGCCAGAGTGCAGGGGTCATGCGAGCTGAGATTGGGAGGCTTAGCGGGAAAACAGGCGGCAAGCCGTCCTCAGCGAAGCCAAGCAGCGCCTCTGGCGACTGGCGAGTTGTTGCCCTGCTGCGCCGTGCCAGCGGCAAGAAGGTCAAGGCGAGTGTTCCGTTTATTTGAAGCGGGACGCCGGCCGAGGAAGCAAGGGGGCTCGAATTATTTTGCGAATCATATTACTATCCGGCGGCTCTGGCAAAAGACTGTGGCCGCTATCCAATGACATCCGATCCAAACTGTTCCTGAAGCTGCTGCCCGCACCGGATGGCGGGCTCGAGTCCATGATGCAAAGGCTGTGCCGGCAGCTTCGCGAGGCTGGACTTTATCATAGAGCAGTCATCGTGACGCATCAAAGTCAGGCGGAGATTACGCGTTTACATGCCGGACCTGATATCCCGATTATCGAGGAGCCTCATAAACGCGGCACCTTTACGGCGGCAGCACTCGGTGCGGCTTATCTAGTCGCTGGGGGAGGCGTTAGCCTGGATGAGCCAGTTTGTGTGCTTCCGGTCGACTTGTTTGTGCAGCAGGATTTCTTTGATTTGTTGCGGCTTTTGCCCGTGGCCGTCTTGCAAGGGGCTGAGCTCGCGATGATCGGCACGGAGCCGTCCCATCCATCCACCCAGTACGGCTACATCGTGCCTAAACGGAAGCATAAATCCCGTATGCACGATGGGCTGCTCTCTAACGGCGATGAAGCTTCTAGCTTGTCCGAGATGGAATTGAACTGGGAACAAAATAATTGGCAGACGGTGGAGCGCTTCGCCGAGAAGCCGGATCCGCCGCTCGCCAACCAGTTAATTAAGCAGGGCGCGCTATGGAATTGCGGTATCTTTTCTTTTCGACTCAGTTGGCTGCAGGAGAAGTTGAGGGCAAAGGGCTACCCAGTCCACTTACAGGAATTGCTTCAGGGGTACACCGAGTGGGCGGAGAAGAGCTTTGATAAGGAACTAGCCGAGCAGGCCGAAAGGCGCATGGTAATACGTTATAGCGGGAGCTGGCAGGATCTTGGTAGTTGGAGCAATTTTCTGGGGCAGCTCGGCGATGCCCAGCTCGGTCCCGGCAGCGTATCGGCAGGAGCAAAAAATACCCACCTCATCAATGAGCTGGGCAGTCCAATCCATATTATTGGCATCTCGGATGCGATCGTGGCGGCAAGCCCAGATGGCATTCTGGTTGCCAACAAAGAACAGGCGGACCGGATTAAGGAATCGCTCAGTGTCGTTCCGAGCCTTCCGATGCAGGAGGAGAAACGCTGGGGGAGCTGCCGCACGTTGGACGTCGACCGATTGGAGAGCGGGGACGAGGTGCTCACCCGACGGGTTGTGCTGAAGTCGGGCAAGTGTACGAGCTATCATTTGCATGCGGGTAAAGAAGAGGTGTGGACCGTGCTAAGCGGTGTCGGCCGCTTCATGCTGGAGGATCAGATTTATAACGTCAGCCCCGGCGACGTCATGCGCTTCCCGCCCGGTTCCCGGCACGGGGTCAAGGCGATCACGGAGCTGCACTGTGTGCAAGTAGAGATCGGACGGGTGCATGACGAGAGAGACATCGAACGGCTGTTGACGAACTGGTAGCGGTGATTGCAAGGGCATGTTTATAATGGCATGCCCAGTTTTTTCATGCGGTTGTACAAAGTCGCGCGGGAGATTCCGAGCTGCTTGGCAACCGCTTTTTTGTTGCCGCGCTCGGCTTCCAATAGTCGCCGAATCTGCTCCCGCTCCAAGTTCTCCGCTCCGGCGCGGAAGCGGTAACTTGCTGCGGAATGGGGCGTCGCTGCCCCATTCTTCCAGATGAGTTCCTCCGGCGTGGCAGAGCCAGGGGAGCCTGTACTTGGGCGAGCATCAGCAGCAGACTCAGACGCAATACTCGAACCTGCCGCAATGGCCGATCCCGCCAAACCACCAAAGATATTTGCGCTACTCGAACCCGCCGCAATGGCCGAGCTATTCGCACCGCCCACATCACTCGCGTCAGCTGACTCTTGCAGCAGTCTCGGCGGCAAATAGTCCGCGCGGATGACTCCATCCGCAGCCAACAGGACAAGCCGTTCGGCCGCATTGCGCAGCTCTCGGATGTTGCCAGGCCAGTCGTAGGCAGCCATACGCAGCACGATTTCATGTGGACATGCCTCCAGGAATCGGCCATAAACAACCGCAAATTCACTCAAAAAGAGGGGCAGCAGTTCATAAATATCCCCTTTGCGTTCGCGCAGAGGCGGAATGTCCAGCGTGACAACGCTCAATCGGTAGTAGAGATCCTCGCGGAAGCGGGCGGTGGCGATCATATCGAGCAAGTTCCGATTCGTTGCCGCCAGAATTCGGCAGTCGGCTTTGCGGAGGGTGGAGCCGCCTACGGCGTAATAGCTTTTTTCCTGCAGCACACGCAGTAACTTCACCTGGAGCTCAAGCGGCATTTCACCAATCTCATCGAGAAAAAGCGTGCCGCCTGCCGCAAGATCGATTTTGCCCTTGCGTCCTCGGGGATCTGCTCCAGAGAAAGCTCCTTTCTCATAGCCGAAAAGCTCACTCTCAAACAGCGTAGGCGAGATCGCTCCACAGTTGATGGCGATGAAAGGCGCTTCCGGACCAGCCCCGGCATCATGGATGGCGCGGGCGTACAGCTCTTTGCCAACGCCGCTCTCGCCGAGGATAAGCACCTGAGCTTTGGCAGCGCTGAGCTTGCGTGCTGTTTCGACCGAGGCTCGAACGGCGGTGCTCGTGCCTTTGATCGTCGCGAACGGATCGGTCGTCGGACTAAGCTTTGCGACCTCTCGTTCTAGATGCTGCATTTTGGCTGTCATGCGGAACAACTGCTGGTTCATACGAATTTGCGAGGTGATATCGAGCTCAGCCGCGACCGCGCCGATCCGCTCACCGTCCAGCTCCACCGGCCGGGCGTTGATGACGGCGTGCATATCCGGACGGGGCTGATGCTGGGCTCCACGCAGCACCTCTCCTGTCGCCAGCGTGCGCAGCACCTGAAGCCGCTCCTTTTGGAAAAAATCATCTGCCGGACGGCCCATAATTTCCTCGCGGCGGATGCCAAACATGCGCTCCGCGTCGCTCGTCCAGGCGATGACCTCGCTTTCCGCATTAATGACTGTAATCGC
This window contains:
- a CDS encoding drug resistance transporter, EmrB/QacA subfamily codes for the protein MTGSRSNQTLVIVAMALGLLMSSLDNTIIASSINKLSEDFNVFDKVSWVFTAYMLASTSTMLVFGKLSDLFGRKMFYLIGIGIFLLGSALCGIAQNADQLIWFRAIQGIGSGALLPISFTIIYTIFNDPKDAAKMSGVFGAIFGLSSVAGPQLGSFIAEHFGWRWNFYINVPIGLASMIILMIALKETRSERKPKIDYLGTLFLIITTVSLMLALEWGGKTYAWSSWQELSLFAATAVFGTLFILVELRAPEPVLPLSIFKNKMVLGTSIICFCQGVIMFSAITYLPSFTVGVLGQPNSNGVLTPMMGSLIAGAILFGFLQSKFAFRTLMLYTMVMTIIVASLLSTISSHASNGYMITLMILLGFGAVGPLMSVAQSAIAANVDPKYMGISSSIVGFWRNIGGIVGASIMATIVNNNLSRLITEGASQAGIPADKISTLANPELLMRAGGDLDPQIRGFLQEAMGTAINHGFILSICIGVIGFVTAMFVGSSRISSTKEQQPAVASHI
- a CDS encoding hydrophobic/amphiphilic exporter-1, HAE1 family codes for the protein MRSFIAGAFRNKAAVWLCIVLVLGMGIISYLKLPMEFMPEADNPQVTITAIGPGYDAASMEALVTKPIQEATSAIKGKTASFASSGDSYSQVNLSFDAKTNMKQARADVERAVAAVSMPERVAAPYIIQLNTSMIPISWVTLTFDDKVTAAKREEAEKEVLESFKSLDGVGSAQLSGRPQPSISITPDTASLAEKGVPVQALYGVLQGRTSSASIGESLLDGSAVNLNVASGLHDLETLRKLPVAPGVVLGDVAKVEEKTDSDSVSRLDGKDAMVLVITKAAGANAVAVGKGVDETVERLNKELPGAQLKVLMSTSEQVVHSVNSMLREVLLGALFATLVILVFMRNIRATLVTIVSIPLSLGLTLYLLDLSGVSLNILTLGGVAVAVGRLVDDSIVVIENIFRRLKRESFSIALVIDATREVSTAITASTLTTVAVFLPMGLLRGSLQDFLLPFALTVTYSLLSSLLVALTVIPILSAGLFRGVQMTEHEPSRRFQRFLDWNLQRKWLPLTISVLLLAGSIAAYVVMPKGAIDSSDASNLNVTLKFKADATQEQVLSQGTKLETYLKGLTEKNWLYTSSGGNAEVAQTGAVASRTEVTYLLELKKGTDAEVLSQTVKKQAASYPDAELNVQTASMMSSGGGSQVFIDVTGPDLASVSGAADKVMASIKPIKDVLKVESNQQELKPVYTLQVDATRAKAGDLAQQLQGMLNPVPIGKLTQEDGRQVPIMLQPALKPQKAADLDGLIVLTDKGPQPVSAVAKWVKEEKPAMYYLKDGKPYVRITVSAEPSHLSVVGKDISAAVTGLELPEGVKAHVGGASADMMQDFSDIGMIALISIGIVYLIMVLTFKTLRAPLAILFTLPLAAIGAVLGLIVTGVTPDFTAMFGALMLIGIVVTNAIVLIDRVKQNEEHMTIREALLEAAGTRMRPILMTAIATVCAMLPLVFGSSESGSIVSQSLAIVVIGGLVVATVLTLIIVPCIYEVLFFRKSARQRREAAAEAGRTRTAAAGNAPGTGV
- a CDS encoding peptidase T. Metallo peptidase. MEROPS family M20B; protein product: MDMKQELIRRLTAYASMDTRSDDSSSSCPSTPGQLELARLLAAELKEIGLTEITLDENGYVMATLPATTAKEVPTIGFLAHMDTASDFTGTNVKPQLIEAYDGGDIILNRELGIVLSPRDFPELARYVGQTLITTDGTTLLGADDKAGIAEIMTAMAYLARHPEIPHGRIRIGFLPDEEIGRGPHLFDVAAFAAQFAYTMDGGTIGELEYESFNAAEAIITIQGKNVHPGYAKGKMLNAQTIGMALHERLPAGEVPEFTEGYEGFFHLISFEGTVDLTRMRYIIRDFDRENFENRKTLLGTIADEFRQTYGEGSIKLELNDQYYNMREKIEPVFGIVDLARQALEECGVKPNIKPIRGGTDGSQLSYMGLPTPNIFAGGENFHGRYEYVSADSMVKAAEVIVRIATLAEEQA
- a CDS encoding Glycosyltransferase involved in cell wall bisynthesis; protein product: MKNAKLKSIVWRGPMERFGGLGNASRQYVRALRRAGMPVSTGTPRGLTDSNARRLLVYHFPPNTLDVNKSRKRYAKVVLNTVWETTRIPSQWKRAINRYDAVIVPSRHNVKVMRDSGVTVPVYRVPHGVNTSRFHPGNPPAALPGSGGRFVFLSVFSFQHRKNPEALLRAYLEEFSEKDRVLLVIKTSGWKETGGAAAVRRSIARYRASLRLPHRPAPIHIITGNISEKQLRGLYTAADAFVLPTRGEGVGMPFMEALASGIPVIATRWGGQSDFLTDANSFAVPYRLSKPAEKMTGNRAIARSFRGLFAQGGQLWAEADINGLKRQMRAASRDRGLCRQKGRRGREDMLAHSWSAAGRQLRRTLERINGGGIGDSTGRVHVWQPSGAQSSWVAKGRRSEIWGPSLGKPNRSEKSSQAGEWRVIGRGSSRNAESERPSVLMPSHHTAANQQAGGWRVIGGKSNRNAEDNRAEIRRRSKEKPSWNEIVQRTEGGRADSGKPSWNVTSKRVEGWRLLKGKLVWSKGNNRARVWRARRKPPIWSLDASRAGIWRESGKRLGQSAGVMRAEIGRLSGKTGGKPSSAKPSSASGDWRVVALLRRASGKKVKASVPFI
- a CDS encoding mannose-1-phosphate guanylyltransferase is translated as MRIILLSGGSGKRLWPLSNDIRSKLFLKLLPAPDGGLESMMQRLCRQLREAGLYHRAVIVTHQSQAEITRLHAGPDIPIIEEPHKRGTFTAAALGAAYLVAGGGVSLDEPVCVLPVDLFVQQDFFDLLRLLPVAVLQGAELAMIGTEPSHPSTQYGYIVPKRKHKSRMHDGLLSNGDEASSLSEMELNWEQNNWQTVERFAEKPDPPLANQLIKQGALWNCGIFSFRLSWLQEKLRAKGYPVHLQELLQGYTEWAEKSFDKELAEQAERRMVIRYSGSWQDLGSWSNFLGQLGDAQLGPGSVSAGAKNTHLINELGSPIHIIGISDAIVAASPDGILVANKEQADRIKESLSVVPSLPMQEEKRWGSCRTLDVDRLESGDEVLTRRVVLKSGKCTSYHLHAGKEEVWTVLSGVGRFMLEDQIYNVSPGDVMRFPPGSRHGVKAITELHCVQVEIGRVHDERDIERLLTNW
- a CDS encoding PAS domain S-box-containing protein — its product is MKLQLPLLYQIKWDDYEIWTAEQVTYRPAHALNAADKLPSDNHPTDNHSTDSQPPIFIQLETNRWGWLPPGAVDATRIVPAAALPAGLRLDELPELPPGCPWALLLDENGQPTGCLSLPAAAAQLQQAFRRLRAGFETTLETTDSAITVINAESEVIAWTSDAERMFGIRREEIMGRPADDFFQKERLQVLRTLATGEVLRGAQHQPRPDMHAVINARPVELDGERIGAVAAELDITSQIRMNQQLFRMTAKMQHLEREVAKLSPTTDPFATIKGTSTAVRASVETARKLSAAKAQVLILGESGVGKELYARAIHDAGAGPEAPFIAINCGAISPTLFESELFGYEKGAFSGADPRGRKGKIDLAAGGTLFLDEIGEMPLELQVKLLRVLQEKSYYAVGGSTLRKADCRILAATNRNLLDMIATARFREDLYYRLSVVTLDIPPLRERKGDIYELLPLFLSEFAVVYGRFLEACPHEIVLRMAAYDWPGNIRELRNAAERLVLLAADGVIRADYLPPRLLQESADASDVGGANSSAIAAGSSSANIFGGLAGSAIAAGSSIASESAADARPSTGSPGSATPEELIWKNGAATPHSAASYRFRAGAENLEREQIRRLLEAERGNKKAVAKQLGISRATLYNRMKKLGMPL